From a single Streptomyces misionensis genomic region:
- a CDS encoding glutamine synthetase family protein, whose translation MDKQQEFVLRTLEERDIRFVRLWFTDVLGFLKSVAVAPAELEQAFDEGIGFDGSAIEGFARVYESDMIAKPDPSTFQMLPWRAETPGTARMFCDILMPDGSPSFADPRYVLKRALARTSDLGFTFYTHPEIEFFLLKDRPLDGSRPTPADNSGYFDHTPTSVGMDFRRQAITMLESMGISVEFSHHEGAPGQQEIDLRYADALSTADNIMTFRLVMKQVALEQGVQATFMPKPFSEHPGSGMHTHLSLFEGDRNAFYESGAEYQLSKVGRSFIAGLLRHAAELSAVTNQWVNSYKRIWGGSERTAGAGGEAPSYICWGHNNRSALVRVPMYKPGKTGSARVEVRSLDSGANPYLAYAVLLAAGLKGIEEGYELPPGAEDDVWALSDAERRAMGIEPLPQNLGEALTLMERSDLVAETLGEHVFDFFLRNKRQEWEEYRSEVTAFELRKNLPVL comes from the coding sequence ATGGACAAGCAGCAGGAGTTCGTGCTCCGGACCTTGGAGGAGCGCGACATCCGGTTCGTACGCCTGTGGTTCACGGACGTGCTGGGCTTCCTGAAGTCCGTGGCGGTGGCCCCCGCCGAGCTGGAGCAGGCCTTCGACGAGGGCATCGGCTTCGACGGCTCGGCCATCGAGGGCTTCGCCCGCGTCTACGAGTCCGACATGATCGCCAAGCCGGACCCGTCCACCTTCCAGATGCTGCCGTGGCGCGCGGAGACGCCCGGCACGGCCCGGATGTTCTGCGACATCCTGATGCCGGACGGCTCCCCCTCCTTCGCCGACCCGCGCTACGTCCTCAAGCGCGCCCTGGCCCGCACCTCCGACCTGGGCTTCACCTTCTACACCCACCCGGAGATCGAGTTCTTCCTGCTGAAGGACCGCCCGCTGGACGGCTCCCGCCCGACCCCGGCCGACAACTCGGGCTACTTCGACCACACGCCGACCAGCGTCGGCATGGACTTCCGCCGGCAGGCGATCACCATGCTGGAGTCGATGGGCATCTCGGTGGAGTTCTCCCACCACGAGGGCGCGCCGGGCCAGCAGGAGATCGACCTGCGCTACGCGGACGCCCTCTCCACGGCCGACAACATCATGACCTTCCGCCTGGTCATGAAGCAGGTCGCGCTGGAGCAGGGGGTCCAGGCCACCTTCATGCCCAAGCCGTTCTCCGAGCACCCGGGCAGCGGCATGCACACCCACCTCTCCCTCTTCGAGGGCGACCGCAACGCGTTCTACGAGTCGGGCGCGGAGTACCAGCTGTCCAAGGTCGGCCGCTCCTTCATCGCCGGCCTGCTCAGGCACGCGGCCGAGCTCTCGGCGGTCACCAACCAGTGGGTCAACTCCTACAAGCGCATCTGGGGCGGCTCCGAGCGCACGGCCGGCGCGGGCGGCGAGGCCCCCTCGTACATCTGCTGGGGCCACAACAACCGCAGCGCCCTGGTCCGCGTCCCGATGTACAAGCCCGGCAAGACCGGCTCGGCCCGCGTCGAGGTCCGCTCCCTCGACTCCGGCGCCAACCCCTATCTGGCCTACGCGGTCCTGCTGGCCGCCGGCCTCAAGGGCATCGAGGAGGGCTACGAACTGCCGCCGGGCGCCGAGGACGACGTCTGGGCCCTCTCCGACGCCGAGCGCCGGGCCATGGGCATCGAACCCCTCCCGCAGAACCTCGGCGAGGCCCTCACCCTCATGGAACGCAGCGACCTGGTGGCCGAGACCCTGGGCGAGCACGTCTTCGACTTCTTCCTGCGCAACAAGCGGCAGGAGTGGGAGGAGTACCGCAGTGAGGTGACCGCGTTCGAGCTGCGGAAGAACCTGCCGGTGCTGTAG
- a CDS encoding ricin-type beta-trefoil lectin domain protein, with protein MTLGLRKTVAAAIVALTASFLPAVSATAAEPGSDARAGNYCLANTWNTPEVRTRQCDSFDRGQYWTVDGDMIKLTYAPDYCLANTWNTPEVRTRRCDSFDRGQHWTVRGQQISLTHASGYCLANTWNTPEVRTRQCDGFDRGQHWTINDRQISLTYA; from the coding sequence ATGACCCTCGGACTGCGCAAGACCGTCGCCGCGGCGATCGTCGCGCTGACGGCTTCGTTCCTGCCGGCCGTCAGCGCCACGGCCGCGGAACCGGGCTCCGACGCCCGCGCGGGCAACTACTGTCTCGCCAACACCTGGAACACCCCGGAGGTGCGCACCCGGCAGTGCGACAGCTTCGACCGCGGCCAGTACTGGACCGTCGACGGAGACATGATCAAGCTCACCTACGCCCCCGACTACTGTCTGGCCAACACCTGGAACACCCCCGAGGTCCGCACCCGGCGCTGCGACAGCTTCGACCGCGGCCAGCACTGGACCGTCCGCGGCCAGCAGATCAGCCTGACCCACGCGTCCGGCTACTGCCTCGCGAACACCTGGAACACCCCCGAGGTCCGCACCCGGCAGTGCGACGGCTTCGACCGCGGCCAGCACTGGACGATCAACGACCGGCAGATCAGCCTGACCTACGCCTGA
- a CDS encoding ATP-binding protein has protein sequence MTRPVELHVRATPRAVPEVRHRLREYDYDVRLCATELLTNVVEHVGEGAPVRIRVLGAAEPGRVRVEVTDPDPCAVPTVRSAAETAEGGRGLVLVSALADRWGVEQGPGGKTVWCELVPDREPAGLAGRCGAFER, from the coding sequence GTGACGCGGCCCGTCGAACTGCACGTGCGGGCGACACCGAGGGCCGTGCCGGAGGTGCGTCACCGGCTGCGGGAGTACGACTACGACGTCCGCCTGTGCGCCACCGAACTGCTGACCAACGTCGTCGAGCACGTCGGCGAGGGAGCGCCGGTCAGGATCAGGGTGCTCGGCGCGGCCGAACCGGGCCGGGTCCGCGTCGAGGTGACGGACCCGGACCCGTGCGCCGTGCCCACCGTGCGCTCGGCGGCGGAGACCGCGGAGGGCGGGCGGGGGCTGGTCCTCGTCTCCGCGCTGGCGGACCGATGGGGGGTGGAGCAGGGGCCGGGCGGCAAGACGGTCTGGTGCGAGCTGGTGCCGGACCGGGAGCCGGCCGGCCTGGCCGGCCGGTGCGGGGCCTTCGAGAGGTGA
- a CDS encoding helix-turn-helix domain-containing protein, which produces MSVPTFYGKELRWKREAAGLSLEAFLEGSFYGKSYLSDIEHGQRRMPLDLARHADRVLGTDGFFERHCEDVRKARRAGHAEYFEKVLEAEKYALTIEEWCPTLLPGLLQTPAYARSVILAGLPLSPDAEVDEKVSGRMARAELFEVDHRTPEYWVILHESLITDPILTDQGMAEQLHRIVELAERRRITPQIVPRMRAAYPLMAASVMSMTFADAPPLIYMEASHSGGTVDDPALVAQYRKAYDRLRAVALSPDTSLAMIKAATEDYRNGKQPDRLE; this is translated from the coding sequence ATGAGCGTCCCGACCTTCTACGGCAAGGAGCTGCGGTGGAAGCGGGAGGCGGCGGGCCTGTCGCTGGAGGCGTTCCTGGAGGGCAGCTTCTACGGCAAGTCCTACCTGAGCGACATCGAGCACGGCCAGCGCCGGATGCCACTGGACCTGGCGCGGCACGCGGACCGGGTGCTGGGGACGGACGGGTTCTTCGAGAGGCATTGCGAGGATGTGCGGAAGGCGAGGCGGGCCGGGCACGCCGAGTACTTCGAGAAGGTCCTGGAGGCGGAGAAGTATGCCCTCACTATCGAGGAGTGGTGCCCAACGCTCCTCCCAGGGCTGCTTCAGACCCCGGCCTACGCGCGGTCCGTGATCCTGGCCGGTCTTCCCCTGTCACCCGACGCCGAGGTGGACGAGAAGGTCAGCGGTCGAATGGCGCGTGCTGAACTCTTCGAGGTGGACCACCGAACGCCCGAGTATTGGGTGATCCTGCACGAGTCGCTGATCACCGATCCGATTCTGACGGACCAGGGGATGGCCGAACAGCTGCACCGAATCGTGGAGTTGGCTGAACGGCGCCGGATCACTCCGCAGATCGTTCCGCGGATGCGCGCGGCGTACCCCCTCATGGCCGCCTCCGTCATGAGTATGACCTTCGCGGACGCCCCACCGCTTATCTACATGGAGGCGTCCCACAGCGGAGGCACTGTCGATGATCCGGCCCTCGTGGCGCAGTACCGCAAGGCATACGATCGCCTCAGGGCCGTGGCGCTGTCCCCGGACACGTCCCTCGCCATGATCAAGGCTGCGACGGAGGATTACCGAAATGGCAAGCAACCAGACCGACTTGAATGA
- a CDS encoding DUF3105 domain-containing protein: MGSANNSSNAARKARIEEMRRAERSRERRNRVLIVAASVVVVAGLVVGGVALVDSGSDSGKKDSAAAAGDSGKNVDSKSSGDSGHFTTGKDGVRVWKGTLARTHVTTKVSYPMHPPVGGNHNPVWADCNGDVYNQQLHDENAVHSLEHGAVWVTYTDKASKADVEALAAKVKQTPYSLMSPYESQSAPLILSAWGHQVAVKSAKDPEVDKFFSDFVQGPQTPEPGASCTGGVMK, from the coding sequence ATGGGTTCCGCCAACAACAGCAGCAACGCGGCGCGCAAGGCGCGCATCGAGGAGATGCGGCGCGCCGAGCGCTCCCGCGAGCGCCGCAACCGGGTGCTGATCGTCGCCGCGTCCGTGGTGGTCGTCGCCGGGCTCGTGGTCGGCGGTGTGGCCCTCGTGGACTCCGGCTCCGACTCCGGCAAGAAGGACTCCGCGGCGGCCGCCGGCGACAGCGGCAAGAACGTCGACAGCAAGAGCTCCGGGGACTCCGGCCACTTCACCACCGGCAAGGACGGCGTGCGCGTCTGGAAGGGCACGCTGGCGCGGACCCATGTGACGACCAAGGTGTCGTACCCCATGCACCCGCCGGTCGGCGGCAACCACAACCCGGTGTGGGCCGACTGCAACGGCGACGTCTACAACCAGCAGCTGCACGACGAGAACGCGGTGCACTCGCTGGAGCACGGCGCGGTCTGGGTGACGTACACGGACAAGGCGAGCAAGGCCGATGTCGAGGCGCTGGCGGCGAAGGTGAAGCAGACGCCGTACTCGCTGATGAGCCCGTACGAGAGCCAGTCCGCGCCGCTGATCCTGTCCGCGTGGGGCCACCAGGTGGCCGTCAAGAGCGCGAAGGACCCCGAAGTGGACAAGTTCTTCTCGGACTTCGTCCAGGGGCCGCAGACGCCCGAGCCGGGCGCCTCCTGCACCGGTGGAGTGATGAAGTGA
- a CDS encoding S53 family peptidase → MRSNRAKTRAVSMAATLPMIAGALALGIPAAHAADSPARDVLKGTKPLWATAKADKGATSNGAQVKARVYLAGKDASGLAAYAKAVSDPSSPQYGKYLSAKQAQSRFGATKAQVAAVKSWLTASGLKVTEVTQHYVAVSGDVAAAEKAFGTQLHNFAKGSKTYRAPAQTASVPAALKGTVLTVTGLDSAPHKANHDDTLPPPDAVFKNAGPFSTYYGSNIASTLPSAYGQKQPYAVKGYTGKQLRAAYGAGKYTGKGVRVAITDAYASPTIAYDAGKYAANNGDKAWKTSQLHQVLPNAYTKTDECGAAGWYGEETLDVEAVHAVAPDADVTYVGAASCYDDDLLDSLSKVVDNHLADIVSNSWGDVEANQTPDLAAAYDQVFQLGAVQGIGFYFSSGDDGDQVANTGVKQVDTPANSAWVTAVGGTSLAVGKNDKYLWETGWGTEKATLSADGTSWTNFPGTFNSGAGGGTSSTVAEPYYQKGVVPDALAKANNASGNRVVPDIAAIADPNTGFLVGQTQTFPDGSQQYSEYRIGGTSLAAPTIAGVQALAQEARGGAAIGFANPSIYAKFGEKGVYHDVTDNPTGHGLAVVRVDYANSVDDSKGLLYSVRSLGKDSSLSATKGYDDVTGVGSPADGYVTSFTKSAQKQH, encoded by the coding sequence ATGAGATCCAACCGCGCCAAGACGCGCGCCGTGAGCATGGCAGCGACACTGCCCATGATCGCCGGTGCGCTGGCGCTGGGCATACCCGCGGCCCACGCCGCGGACAGCCCCGCTCGTGACGTACTGAAGGGCACCAAGCCGCTGTGGGCCACCGCCAAGGCGGACAAGGGCGCCACCTCGAACGGCGCCCAGGTCAAGGCCCGGGTCTACCTCGCCGGCAAGGACGCGTCGGGCCTCGCCGCCTACGCGAAGGCCGTGTCCGACCCCAGCTCGCCCCAGTACGGCAAGTACCTGAGCGCCAAGCAGGCCCAGTCCCGCTTCGGCGCCACCAAGGCCCAGGTCGCGGCCGTCAAGTCCTGGCTGACGGCGTCCGGTCTGAAGGTCACCGAGGTCACCCAGCACTACGTCGCCGTCTCCGGTGACGTGGCCGCCGCCGAGAAGGCGTTCGGCACCCAGCTGCACAACTTCGCCAAGGGCTCGAAGACCTACCGCGCCCCGGCGCAGACGGCCTCCGTCCCGGCCGCCCTGAAGGGCACCGTCCTGACCGTCACCGGTCTGGACAGCGCCCCGCACAAGGCGAACCACGACGACACGCTGCCGCCGCCGGACGCCGTGTTCAAGAACGCCGGGCCGTTCTCCACGTACTACGGCTCCAACATCGCGAGCACGCTGCCGAGCGCGTACGGCCAGAAGCAGCCGTACGCCGTCAAGGGTTACACCGGCAAGCAGCTGCGCGCCGCCTACGGTGCCGGCAAGTACACCGGCAAGGGCGTCCGCGTCGCCATCACCGACGCCTACGCCTCGCCGACCATCGCCTACGACGCCGGCAAGTACGCGGCGAACAACGGCGACAAGGCGTGGAAGACCAGCCAGCTGCACCAGGTGCTGCCGAACGCGTACACCAAGACGGACGAGTGCGGTGCCGCCGGCTGGTACGGCGAGGAGACCCTCGACGTCGAGGCCGTGCACGCGGTCGCGCCGGACGCCGACGTGACCTACGTCGGTGCGGCGTCCTGCTACGACGACGACCTGCTCGACTCGCTGAGCAAGGTGGTCGACAACCACCTGGCCGACATCGTCTCCAACTCGTGGGGCGACGTGGAGGCCAACCAGACGCCGGACCTCGCGGCCGCCTACGACCAGGTGTTCCAGCTGGGCGCGGTGCAGGGCATCGGCTTCTACTTCTCCTCCGGTGACGACGGCGACCAGGTCGCCAACACCGGTGTGAAGCAGGTCGACACGCCGGCCAACTCCGCCTGGGTGACCGCCGTCGGCGGTACGTCCCTCGCGGTCGGCAAGAACGACAAGTACCTGTGGGAGACCGGCTGGGGCACCGAGAAGGCGACCCTGTCCGCGGACGGCACGAGCTGGACGAACTTCCCCGGCACCTTCAACTCGGGTGCGGGCGGCGGCACCAGCAGCACGGTCGCCGAGCCGTACTACCAGAAGGGCGTCGTCCCGGACGCGCTCGCCAAGGCGAACAACGCCTCCGGCAACCGCGTCGTCCCGGACATCGCGGCCATCGCCGACCCGAACACCGGCTTCCTGGTCGGCCAGACCCAGACCTTCCCCGACGGGTCGCAGCAGTACAGCGAGTACCGCATCGGCGGCACCTCGCTGGCCGCGCCGACCATCGCGGGTGTCCAGGCCCTGGCGCAGGAGGCGCGCGGCGGCGCGGCGATCGGCTTCGCCAACCCGTCGATCTACGCCAAGTTCGGTGAGAAGGGCGTCTACCACGACGTCACGGACAACCCGACGGGCCACGGCCTCGCGGTCGTCCGCGTCGACTACGCCAACAGCGTGGACGACAGCAAGGGCCTGCTCTACTCCGTCCGCAGCCTCGGCAAGGACAGCTCGCTGTCCGCGACCAAGGGCTACGACGACGTGACGGGCGTGGGCTCCCCGGCGGACGGCTACGTCACGTCGTTCACGAAGAGCGCCCAGAAGCAGCACTGA
- a CDS encoding globin domain-containing protein, whose protein sequence is MLSEQSAAIVRATLPAVGAAIEQITDRFYSRLFAAHPELLRDLFNRGNQASGAQKSALAGSIAAFAGHLVQHPDERPDVMLSRIAHKHASLGVVPEQYPVVHEHLFAAIAEVLGDAVTPEVAEAWTEVYWLMANALIAIEKRLYEESGSKELHAWEVVGREEDTADVVTFRVRPVDGAPVREFRAGQYVSVGVKLADGARQIRQYSLSGAPGESVRQFSVKRVHGGATPDGEVSNHLHADVRVGDVLELSEPFGDLVLDDIAGRPLLLASAGIGVTPMVAMLAALAADGHDAPVTVVHGDRSPADHALRNDHQAYAGKLADCAAHFFYERDAEPGTRTGLVDLSGIPVASGTRAYLCGPLPFMRAVRAQLIEKGVAPADIHYEVFGPDLWLASGN, encoded by the coding sequence ATGCTGTCCGAGCAGTCCGCCGCCATCGTCCGCGCCACCCTCCCCGCCGTGGGCGCGGCCATCGAACAGATCACCGACCGCTTCTACTCGCGCCTCTTCGCGGCGCACCCGGAGCTGCTGCGTGACCTGTTCAACCGGGGCAACCAGGCCTCCGGCGCCCAGAAGTCGGCGCTCGCGGGCTCCATCGCGGCGTTCGCCGGCCACCTGGTGCAGCACCCGGACGAGCGTCCGGACGTGATGCTGAGCCGCATCGCCCACAAGCACGCCTCCCTGGGCGTGGTGCCCGAGCAGTACCCGGTCGTCCACGAGCACCTCTTCGCCGCCATCGCCGAGGTCCTCGGCGACGCCGTCACCCCCGAGGTCGCCGAGGCCTGGACCGAGGTCTACTGGCTGATGGCCAACGCGCTCATCGCCATCGAGAAGCGCCTCTACGAGGAGAGCGGCTCCAAGGAGCTGCACGCCTGGGAGGTCGTGGGCCGCGAGGAGGACACCGCCGACGTGGTCACCTTCCGGGTGCGCCCGGTCGACGGCGCCCCGGTGCGGGAGTTCCGGGCCGGGCAGTACGTCTCCGTCGGGGTCAAGCTCGCCGACGGCGCCCGCCAGATACGCCAGTACAGCCTGTCCGGCGCCCCCGGCGAGTCGGTGCGGCAGTTCAGCGTCAAGCGGGTGCACGGCGGGGCGACCCCCGACGGCGAGGTCTCCAACCACCTGCACGCCGACGTCCGGGTGGGCGACGTGCTCGAACTCTCGGAGCCGTTCGGCGACCTGGTGCTCGACGACATCGCCGGGCGGCCCCTGCTGCTCGCCTCCGCCGGCATCGGCGTGACCCCCATGGTCGCGATGCTGGCCGCGCTCGCGGCCGACGGGCACGACGCCCCGGTCACCGTGGTGCACGGCGACCGCTCCCCCGCCGACCACGCGCTGCGCAACGACCACCAGGCCTACGCCGGCAAGCTCGCGGACTGCGCCGCCCACTTCTTCTACGAGCGCGACGCCGAGCCCGGCACCCGCACCGGTCTGGTCGACCTGTCCGGCATCCCGGTGGCCTCCGGCACCCGCGCCTACCTGTGCGGCCCGCTGCCCTTCATGCGCGCCGTGCGCGCCCAGCTGATCGAGAAGGGCGTGGCCCCGGCCGACATCCACTACGAGGTCTTCGGGCCCGACCTGTGGCTCGCCTCGGGCAACTGA
- a CDS encoding 2OG-Fe(II) oxygenase family protein: protein MHTDLNRSLCGRRWLVRTFPFRHVLADSVFTPALHEQLTAELGDLLDASGGHGFERNMRGFEATGHGFRPGYRGAFDIFFSAEFRRLMSSVFDAPLTCDVDASLHHHEPGARSGHIHNDLNPGWFPARPQDSPDSAVNLSDPSRCDYRFGETGEAGLEVVERVRAVALLYYLHNGPWVPGNGGETGLYLDRTGPVAEPFLVAPPKDNALLAFECTPRSFHTYLESRVPRNSLIMWWHRPKEDAVARWGEKAIVPWLRGQRK, encoded by the coding sequence ATGCATACCGATTTAAACCGTTCTCTCTGCGGTCGCCGCTGGCTGGTACGCACGTTCCCCTTCCGCCACGTCCTCGCGGACAGCGTTTTCACCCCAGCGCTGCACGAGCAGTTGACAGCCGAACTGGGTGACCTCCTCGACGCGTCCGGCGGGCACGGGTTCGAGCGGAACATGCGCGGCTTCGAGGCGACAGGGCACGGCTTCCGTCCGGGCTACCGGGGAGCCTTCGACATCTTCTTCTCCGCGGAGTTCCGCCGGCTGATGTCATCCGTTTTCGACGCACCTCTCACATGCGACGTGGATGCGAGCCTGCATCATCACGAGCCGGGCGCCCGAAGCGGCCATATACACAATGACCTCAATCCAGGCTGGTTCCCGGCCCGGCCCCAGGATTCGCCTGACTCCGCCGTGAATCTCTCGGATCCCTCACGCTGCGATTACCGGTTCGGTGAGACCGGGGAAGCCGGGTTGGAGGTAGTGGAGCGGGTGCGCGCCGTGGCGCTCCTCTACTACCTGCACAACGGGCCGTGGGTTCCGGGGAACGGGGGCGAAACAGGACTGTATCTCGACAGGACGGGCCCCGTCGCGGAACCTTTCCTCGTGGCCCCTCCGAAGGACAATGCGCTGCTCGCATTCGAGTGCACGCCTCGGTCTTTTCACACCTACCTGGAGAGCCGTGTGCCACGCAATTCATTGATCATGTGGTGGCACCGTCCCAAGGAGGACGCGGTGGCCCGGTGGGGCGAAAAGGCGATCGTGCCGTGGCTGAGAGGGCAGCGGAAATGA
- a CDS encoding SDR family NAD(P)-dependent oxidoreductase, whose protein sequence is MTDQQSPDDTRVCLLLGAGGRLGRNFCRYLGTRYRIAAVYHKDGDGIVRHQERVVDPLAPAHQSPDMRTYFYPIVADLATPDSAERIAELALAAFGHIDLIVNGAVHYDLGPATSVDFLERLPYQFTLNAVRPLQVAVEVYRQSWQSTPEENRRSRRNVINLSSVAALHVYPDLGQLGYSSCKAALIMASRHLASELGPAGVRVNVVAPNTFPAIVSVEQVLATVCDLDSGSATGEVRVVDRK, encoded by the coding sequence ATGACCGACCAGCAATCCCCGGATGACACGAGGGTATGTCTGCTGCTGGGCGCCGGAGGACGACTGGGGCGGAATTTCTGCCGCTACCTCGGCACACGCTATCGCATCGCCGCTGTGTACCACAAAGACGGCGACGGCATCGTGCGGCACCAGGAACGGGTGGTCGATCCTCTCGCTCCGGCGCATCAATCCCCCGACATGCGGACCTATTTCTATCCGATCGTCGCCGACCTGGCCACTCCGGACAGTGCCGAGCGCATCGCCGAACTCGCCCTTGCGGCCTTCGGGCATATCGATCTCATCGTCAACGGCGCCGTGCACTACGATCTGGGCCCCGCCACCTCGGTCGATTTTCTCGAACGTCTCCCTTATCAATTTACCCTCAATGCCGTGCGGCCTCTCCAGGTGGCCGTGGAAGTGTACCGGCAATCCTGGCAGTCGACGCCGGAGGAGAACCGACGTTCCCGTCGGAATGTCATCAACCTGTCCTCGGTCGCCGCTCTCCACGTGTATCCCGACTTGGGCCAGCTCGGCTACAGCTCGTGCAAAGCGGCGCTCATCATGGCGAGCCGGCATTTGGCGTCAGAGCTCGGACCGGCGGGAGTCCGGGTGAATGTCGTCGCCCCCAACACCTTTCCGGCAATCGTCAGCGTCGAGCAGGTGCTCGCGACGGTGTGCGACTTGGATTCCGGATCCGCCACCGGCGAGGTCCGAGTGGTCGATCGAAAATAG
- a CDS encoding RrF2 family transcriptional regulator encodes MRLLRSTDLALRILMRLAVTTDDTPATRKVAEDMGVPYTHAAKVVAELQHMGLVDARRGRGGGLALTERGRTASVGAVVRSFEGEDEVVECEGPTPCPLRSDCRLRGALRRAQDAFYSYLDPITLDQIVKDPTGPVLLGITMGPSGTPLS; translated from the coding sequence ATGCGGCTGCTGCGCTCCACCGACCTCGCCCTGCGCATCCTGATGCGCCTCGCCGTCACCACCGATGACACGCCCGCGACCCGCAAGGTCGCCGAGGACATGGGCGTGCCCTACACGCATGCCGCGAAGGTGGTCGCCGAGCTCCAGCACATGGGTCTGGTCGACGCCCGCCGCGGCCGTGGCGGCGGTCTGGCGCTCACCGAGCGGGGCCGTACCGCGTCGGTCGGTGCGGTGGTCCGCAGCTTCGAGGGCGAGGACGAGGTGGTGGAGTGCGAGGGCCCCACCCCCTGCCCGCTGCGCTCGGACTGCCGCCTGCGCGGTGCCCTGCGCCGGGCGCAGGACGCCTTCTACTCCTACCTGGACCCGATCACCCTGGACCAGATCGTCAAGGACCCCACGGGCCCGGTCCTGCTGGGCATCACGATGGGCCCCTCCGGCACCCCTCTCTCCTGA
- a CDS encoding DUF305 domain-containing protein — MSRRVIGWAAGAAAAALVAAGGITYAVADSGDGPAAPRTPGADSADAGFARDMAVHHQQAVEMSYIVRDRTKDEDVRRLAYDIAQTQANQRGMLLGWLDLWGLPKVSADPPMTWMGMGGMVTAKDGSLMPGMATNTQLEKLRTLSGKQAEIFYLQLMTNHHKGGIHMAEGCVAKCTVGVEKRLAQGMVDAQQSELQVMAGMLKERGAEPLP; from the coding sequence GTGAGCCGGCGCGTCATCGGCTGGGCGGCGGGTGCCGCGGCGGCGGCGCTCGTCGCGGCCGGCGGGATCACGTACGCGGTCGCCGATTCCGGTGACGGCCCGGCGGCGCCGAGGACGCCGGGCGCGGACTCGGCGGACGCCGGGTTCGCGCGGGACATGGCCGTGCACCACCAGCAGGCCGTCGAGATGTCGTACATCGTGCGGGACCGCACGAAGGACGAGGACGTGCGGCGGCTCGCCTACGACATCGCGCAGACGCAGGCCAACCAGCGCGGGATGCTGCTGGGCTGGCTCGATCTGTGGGGGCTGCCGAAGGTGTCGGCCGATCCGCCGATGACCTGGATGGGCATGGGCGGCATGGTCACCGCGAAGGACGGTTCGCTGATGCCCGGCATGGCGACCAACACCCAGCTGGAGAAGCTGCGGACGCTCAGCGGGAAGCAGGCCGAGATCTTCTACCTCCAGCTGATGACGAACCATCACAAGGGCGGCATCCACATGGCGGAGGGCTGTGTCGCCAAGTGCACCGTGGGCGTGGAGAAACGGCTGGCCCAGGGCATGGTCGACGCGCAGCAGTCGGAGCTCCAGGTGATGGCCGGGATGCTCAAGGAGCGCGGTGCCGAACCGCTTCCGTGA
- a CDS encoding response regulator has translation MKDATELIKALTGLAWPLMAGLVLWRLFPLIKEIARSRGFTIKVGEAQLSVQEYSESLIRTTADIQGRLAAVGAPAAAHTLDSVLWVDDRPENNATEVAQLRELGVEVTSVKSTDEGLRALARARRPFGAVVSDLSRRERGRTHRAAGLELIRELRAQGDTVPVFVYATPRALAQRAEITGAGGDGVARSSTELFELLRGVGEFPARRS, from the coding sequence GTGAAGGACGCGACGGAGCTGATCAAGGCCCTGACGGGACTGGCCTGGCCGCTCATGGCGGGCCTGGTGCTGTGGCGGCTCTTCCCGCTGATCAAGGAGATAGCCAGGTCACGGGGGTTCACGATCAAGGTCGGCGAGGCGCAGCTGTCGGTCCAGGAGTACTCGGAGAGCCTGATCCGGACCACGGCCGACATCCAGGGCAGGCTGGCGGCCGTCGGCGCACCGGCGGCCGCGCACACCCTGGACTCGGTGCTCTGGGTGGACGACCGCCCCGAGAACAACGCCACCGAGGTGGCCCAACTCCGCGAGCTGGGCGTCGAGGTCACCTCGGTGAAGTCGACCGACGAGGGGCTGCGGGCCCTCGCCCGCGCCCGTCGCCCCTTCGGCGCGGTCGTCTCGGACCTGAGCCGCAGGGAACGCGGCCGCACCCACCGCGCCGCCGGCCTCGAACTGATCCGGGAACTGCGCGCCCAGGGCGACACGGTCCCGGTCTTCGTCTACGCGACCCCCCGCGCGCTCGCCCAGCGCGCGGAGATCACCGGGGCCGGCGGGGACGGGGTGGCCAGGTCGTCCACGGAACTGTTCGAACTCCTGCGGGGCGTGGGCGAGTTCCCGGCGCGGCGGAGCTGA
- a CDS encoding DUF397 domain-containing protein, which produces MASNQTDLNEAIWFKSSYSNESGGNCLEVADNIPGLVPVRDSKVPHGPALLLSATAWAPFVASLK; this is translated from the coding sequence ATGGCAAGCAACCAGACCGACTTGAATGAAGCCATCTGGTTCAAGAGCAGCTACAGCAACGAAAGCGGCGGTAACTGCCTCGAAGTCGCCGACAACATCCCCGGCCTCGTCCCCGTCCGGGACTCCAAGGTCCCCCACGGCCCCGCCCTCCTCCTCTCCGCCACCGCCTGGGCGCCCTTCGTCGCCTCGCTGAAGTAG